In Gavia stellata isolate bGavSte3 chromosome 28, bGavSte3.hap2, whole genome shotgun sequence, a single genomic region encodes these proteins:
- the EPOP gene encoding elongin BC and Polycomb repressive complex 2-associated protein, whose protein sequence is MFLTCEGTFGIVPATMDYNGEARPGDFHAGYQEIEGINLGYLQINGTQMFALAQVLSDLFKDIPRTTISKKMETLKIKSRRCDLKELRTLKAIHSVPTRAVKCSLISKADLEALCTSCKSLSPRRRKRKRKSKRREQLLLPAPGELFPCPRPQLLPPCRAGGCCAPAAPGRPRPPPAFPKPRSAPAALLPQPFPRAFPAFPKPPRGRRGCGLAGRGGLFAGVLAAYPRDLALLHPAAAHPAAQAAALAQPGRRKRGPCGAEGLFPAEKGPAAARKGRASAFPGSKRQGTSAGYSSDSDSSLDFGGSSPATSSDSSEEEEEEEEEGDTSCSSEEGSSSESESSSLCSGDSVQSTRYRQAALPRFQPQPPRGEEPPAEPPPSVGKAPRPEPSLLFLSQQLWARTLRASTLESLSPAPAPGAGAQPLPELYAKQEASPSSSSSSSSSSSSPPPSPSSTPGGAPQQKEGGFGDAEPCAKGKDLHKDASNNRASLGPGDQAERQSGASAGPAPPQEPAPGSAPPPPAPELAGPRGPAPPGEAGEPRREHFDRLIRQSKLWCYAKGFNLDGKSLRHGGRTEPCKAAELKSPGSKRAESPSTLSNKALRGNGSERNAKRRRLARGAEAERQQSCSKGRPQKTPRRNAKKGNTPCKRLGSAGPTPPRNAFSLMGSFPCTPSLVVGEDGDLCPAASLGGKNSWALSKTHPLWSWHLGGNAIPVPPSLKFRGYSLEDL, encoded by the coding sequence ATGTTCCTGACCTGCGAAGGGACCTTCGGAATTGTTCCAGCCACCATGGATTACAATGGGGAAGCCAGGCCGGGGGATTTTCATGCTGGCTATCAAGAAATCGAAGGGATAAACTTGGGATACTTACAGATCAATGGCACCCAGATGTTTGCTTTGGCCCAGGTCCTCAGCGACCTGTTTAAGGATATCCCCAGGACCACCATCAGCAAGAAGATGGAAACCTTAAAGATCAAGAGCCGACGCTGCGATCTCAAAGAGCTCCGGACCCTCAAGGCCATCCACTCGGTGCCCACCCGCGCCGTGAAATGCTCCCTCATCTCCAAGGCGGACCTGGAGGCTCTCTGCACCTCCTGCAAGAGCCTCAGCCCccggaggaggaagaggaaaaggaagagcaagaggagggagcagctgctgctgccggccccgggggagctcttcccctgcccccgGCCCCAGCTGCTGCCGCCCTGCAGAGCCGGCGGCTGCTGCGcgcccgcggcccccggccgcccccggccgccccccgccttCCCCAAGCCGCGCTCGGCGCCGGCCGCGCTGCTGCCGcagcccttccccagggccTTCCCCGCCTTCCCCaagcccccccggggccggaggggctgcgggctggcgggccggggggggctctTCGCCGGCGTCCTGGCCGCCTACCCCCGCGACCTGGCGCTGCTGCACCCCGCGGCCGCGCACCCCGCCGCGCAGGCGGCCGCGCTCGCCCAGCCGGGCCGGCGCAAGCGGGGGCCCTGCGGGGCCGAGGGGCTCTTCCCGGCGGAGAAGGGGCCGGCGGCCGCCAGGAAGGGCCGCGCCTCCGCCTTCCCCGGCTCCAAGAGGCAGGGCACCTCCGCCGGCTACTCCAGCGACTCGGACTCCAGCCTGGACTTCGGCGGGTCCAGCCCCGCCACCTCCAGCGACTCgtcggaggaggaggaggaggaggaggaggaaggggacacCTCGTGCAGCAGCGAGGAAGGCAGCTCCTCGGAGTCGGAGAGCAGCTCGCTGTGCAGCGGGGACTCGGTGCAGAGCACCCGGTACAGGCAGGCGGCTCTGCCCCGCTTccagccgcagcccccccggggcgAGGAGccccccgccgagccccccCCGAGCGTGGGCAAGGCCCCGCGCCCCGAgcccagcctcctcttcctctcgCAGCAGCTCTGGGCCAGGACTTTGCGAGCGTCAACTTTGGAAAGTTTGAGCCCGGCTCCagcgccgggcgcgggggccCAGCCGCTGCCGGAGCTGTACGCAAAGCAGGAggcctccccttcctcctcctcttcctcctcctcctcctcctcctcgccccctccctccccgagCAGCACCCCTGGGGGGGCTCCGCAACAAAAGGAGGGCGGCTTTGGGGACGCGGAGCCCTGCGCCAAAGGGAAGGATTTGCACAAAGATGCCTCGAACAATAGAGCCTCGTTAGGCCCCGGTGACCAGGCAGAGAGGCAGAGCGGAGCCTCAGCCGGGCCAGCGCCGCCCCAGGAGCCGGCCCCGGgctcggccccgccgcccccggccccggagCTGGCGGGGCCCCGGGGCCCGGCGCcccccggggaggcgggggagcCCCGGCGGGAGCACTTTGACCGGCTGATCCGGCAGTCCAAGCTGTGGTGTTACGCCAAAGGGTTCAACCTGGACGGGAAAAGTTTGCGGCACGGAGGGAGGACGGAGCCCTGCAAAGCCGCAGAGCTCAAATCCCCCGGCTCCAAAAGAGCAGAGAGCCCCAGCACCTTGTCAAACAAAGCTTTGAGAGGCAATGGCTCGGAAAGGAATGCCAAGCGCAGACGCCTCGCCAGAGGCGCTGAGGCAGAAAGGCAACAGAGCTGCTCCAAAGGCAGGCCACAAAAGACTCCCAGGAGGAATGCCAAAAAGGGAAACACTCCCTGCAAGCGCCTCGGCAGCGCCGGGCCGACCCCGCCTCGGAATGCCTTCAGCCTCATGGGCAGCTTCCCCTGCACTCCCTCCCTGGTCGTGGGGGAAGACGGGGACCTGTGTCCGGCCGCCTCCCTGGGGGGCAAAAACTCCTGGGCCCTCTCCAAAACTCACCCGCTGTGGAGCTGGCACCTGGGGGGCAACGCCATCCCGGTGCCCCCCAGCCTCAAATTCCGGGGCTATAGCCTGGAGGATCTCTAA